Sequence from the Phyllobacterium zundukense genome:
CGCTCGTCATCAGTTATGCCGCTGACATTGGCCGGTGGCATCGCATGTGAGCGCCCGGCCTGCAGGTAGATCTCGCGGGCATGTCCCGCGATCTCGCTGTCGGTTTCAAGCACGACACCCTTGGGCGGGACGATGATGCCCTCCCAGCCAGGTTCCTTGGCGTGGCACATTGAGCACCGTCCGAGGATTGTGTCCTTCACCTTGGGGAAGGCTTCGGCGGAAATAAACGGCTGCTGGACAGCAGAAATCCTCTCCCCGGCACCTTCACCAGACAGGATCTTCGGCACCGTCGACAGCCACATGATGATAACGAAAAGGATCGCGGTAACCAGCCACGTCCATGTCGGTTCCCCCTTGCGCGCGTGGCGGGTGTTGAACCAATGGCGGATCGTGACGCCCATCAGGAACACCAGCGAGGCAATGATCCAGTTGTACTTGGTGCCGAATGCCAGCGGATAGTGGTTGGACAACATCAGGAACAGCACTGGCAGGGTCAAATAATTGTTGTGAGTGGAGCGCTGCTTGGCCTGCTTGCCCAGCTTGGGATCTGGAAGCTTCCCTGCGATCAGGTCGGCAACGACCTTCTTCTGGTTCGGGATGATGATCATGAACACGTTGGCAGACATGATGGTCGCCGTGAACGCGCCAAGATGCAGAAACGCCGCACGCCCAGTGAAAAGCTGCGTATAGCCCCATGCCATTCCCACCAGCACGAAATAGAGCAGGACCATCAATTGCGTGTCGTTTCTGCCAAGCGGCGACTTGCAGATCGTGTCATAGACGATCCAGCCGCCAAAAATCGATGCGAGCGAAATCGCGATAGCCACTGGCCGCGATACGTCGAGTACATGCGGATCGATCAGGTACAGATCAGCGCCTGCATAGTAGACGATGCAGAGCAGGGCGAAGCCAGAAAGCCACGTCGCATAGGATTCCCATTTGAACCATGTCAAATGTTCGGGCATCTGCTCGGGCGCCACCAGATATTTCTGGATGTGATAAAAACCGCCGCCGTGGACTTGCCACTCCTCACCATGCGCGCCGGCTGGAAGGCCAGGACGCTGGCGCAAACCAAGGTCGAGCGCCACGAAATAGAAGGACGAGCCGATCCAGGCAATGCCGGTGATCACATGTAACCAGCGAACAGCGAAGTTCATCCAGTCCCAGGCAATAGCGTATTCGTACATCCGGCTCTCCCTTGTATCGCAGGGAGTATGTGCCAAAGCCTATGCTCATGTGAAACACCGTAATGCGCCCATCTCTTTCAAAAAAATCTTTAAAATGCTAGATCATCAGACAGTGTAAGGCTTCGGGCGAAACAATGTCGTACCTTGATAACCTTCGTGTTTTTGTTCGAGTCGTCGAACTTGGAAACCTCTCTGCCGCCGGGCGCGACCAGCGTGCTTCTCCGGCTGTTGCCAGCAATCGGATCAAGGAACTCGAGCGTCATCTTGGTGTGCGTCTCTTCAATCGCACGACGCGCAAACTAACGCCGACCGAGCACGGCCGCGTATTCTACGAAGGCGCAGTCAAGATTATCGAGGCAATCAATGAGGCCGAAGCGGCGATTGCCGATCTGTCGAAAAAGCCCAAAGGTGCAATCCGGATCACCGCACCCCTTGGCATTGGCCGGCGCCTGATCGCATCCGGCATTCCGGAGTTTCACGACAAGTACCCGGATATCGAGGTGCGGCTGCGATTGTCAGATCACAACGTCGATATCATGAGCGAGGGTGTCGATGTTGCCTTCAAGCTCGGCATACTCGAGGACTCCAATTTGCGCATGCGCGGCATCATGAATTGCGAAAGGGTAATCTGCGCGTCGCCTGATTATCTGGAAAGGCGCGGTACACCCTTAACGCCCGACGATCTGATAGCCGAACATCACGATTGCCTGCTGCTACGTTATCCGGGTTCCAAGGAATATTTCTGGACGCTGCAGATGCCGGAAGGTACGCGCAAGCTGGAAGTCAGCGGTCCTTATGATTCCGATGATGGCGATGTACTGACACAATGGGCGCTCGAGGGTCGCGGCATCATCAACAAACCGTTGTTTGAAGTGAAAAGCCATTTGAATGACGGAACGCTGAAAGCGATCCTCGAAGACACGCCGCCAGCCAGTATTCAGCTCGCCGCAATCTACCCGCACAAGCGGTTTCAGGATCCGAAGGTCCGGCTTATGATCGACTTTATGACCGAGCGCTGTCAGCGCCTGGTCAGTGCAATGTTGGAATAAGAGCTCACCTCAGGCTGGAACGCGCCTACGTTCTTTGGGTGCAACATTTGGCGTAAGGCGATAGTTTAACGCCGAAACCATGATTTCAGCCGCCGCCAGAGCCGCAATGACAGTAGGACGCTTGTCCTTCACGGCGGTCCCGCCGACCGGACAGACCAGCCTGTCGAAAAACTCCGGACGACCCACCTCACGTGTCAACCAGCTGCGAAACGTTGCGCGTTTCGTCTTCGACCCAATCATGCCGACGTAGGACGCATCATTCCTGGCAAGCGCTTCGGTCGTAATCAAGAAGTCGAGTGCATGGTCGTGGGTGAGGACGACGAATGCACTTCCCGCTGGCGCATCACGAACGACCGCCTCAGGCATGGCCGTCAGGCAGGTTTCGATGCCGGGAACCTGCGTGGCGGAAAGTTCATCCTCGCGTGTGTCGACCAATATCGTTCGCAGCGGGACAAGTGAAAGCGCCATGGCCAGCGCATCGCCGACATGACCGGCACCAAAGATATAGACATGCGGACGCTGGGCGATCTCAAGATCAACCTTCTCGATCAATGTCATGGCCACAGTTCGATCAACCCGTTTGAAGCCCAATGAGACACGGCCACCGCAGCATTGGCCAATCTCCGGTCCAAGCGGGATCGTCATTTCATCCATTTGGGCGCCGTTTTCGAGCGCCCTGCGCGCGTGATCAATTGCCATGAATTCGAGCTGCCCACCGCCTATGGTGCCAAAAATGCAATCCGCTGCCACCAGCATCCAGGCTCCGGCTTCGCGCGGAGTGGAGCCGTCTGCGGCCCTCACCTCAGCGAGAACGGCGTGCCTGCGTCGATTCAGAAAGTCCCGGATATCGTCGCAGTTCGTCGGCATGGGATTTCACAGCTCCTTGCCCGCCGACCGCAAACGTTCGACTGCCATCAATACACGCTCTGGTGTGGCCGGGGCATCCAGGCGCGGTGAAATTCGATAGTCCGCTACACTGGCAATTGCCATCGAGATTGCTTCCAGCACGGAGATCGCCAACATGAAGGGCGGTTCGCCGACTGCCTTGGAGCGGCGGATCGTTTCCTCACGATTCACCGACCAGGTGGCAAGCTGCACGTTGAACGTGCGCGGACGATCCGATGCCAGCGGTATCTTGTACGTGGACGGAGCGTGCGTGCGCAACCGGCCCTTGGCATCCCACCACAATTCTTCTGTCGTCAGCCAACCCATGCCCTGCACGAAGGCACCTTCCACCTGACCAAGATCAAGTGCCGGGTTCAACGACTTGCCCACATCATGAAGAATATCGGTACGGTCGACCTGATATTCGCCGGTCAGCGTGTCGATGCTCACCTCGGATACGGAAGCGCCGTAGGCGAAATAGTAGAATGGACGGCCCCTGCCCTCCGACCTGCTCCAGTGGATTTTTGGCGTTTTGTAGAAACCCGCCGCCGAGAGCTGTACACGCGCGCCATAGGCTGACTTGATGAATTCGGGAAACGGGATGAGCCGGTCGCCTACCCGCACCGTATTGGGCTCGAAGAAAACCTCTTCCTTTGCAACACCATATTGCTCGACGGCAAACTGAACGAGGCGCGCCCTGATCTGCTGAGCAGCGTTGGCTGCGGCCATGCCATTAAGGTCAGAACCGGAAGAAGCAGCGGTCGCAGAGGTATTCGGAACCTTTGCGGTTGTTGTTGCCGTTATCCTGATGCGATCGAGGTCGACCTGGAATTCATCGGCCACCACCTGCGCTACCTTGGTATTCAGCCCCTGTCCCATCTCGGTACCACCATGGTTGAGGTGGATTGAACCGTCCGTATAGACATGGACGAGAGCGCCAGCCTGATTGTATTCGGTCTTGGTGAAGGAGATGCCGAACTTGACCGGCGTCAGCGCTATACCCCGCTTGATGATGCGGCTGTGGCGGTTGAAGTTGATAATCGCCTCGCGCCGCGCCGCGTATTCAGACGACTCTTCAAGCTCCGCGATGATCTGCGGGATGATATTATCTTCGACCGTCTGGTGATACGGCGTAAGATTGCGGCCTTCACCGCCATAGAAATTGGCTTTGCGAATTTCCAGCGGGTCCTTCCCAAGCGCATAGGCGATCTCCTCGATCATCCGCTCGCCGCCGACCATGCCCTGCGGGCCACCGAAACCGCGAAAGGCCGTGTTGGAAACGGTGTTGGTCTTCAGCGGCCGCGAACGCAGCCGAACATTGGGATAGAAGTAGCAATTGTCAGCGTGAAACAATGCACGGTCGGTTACGGGCCCCGAAAGATCAGCAGAAAAACCACAGCGGGCGGAGAACGTGGCATCGACAGCTTCAATGCGCCCTTCGTCATCGAAGCCCAGTTCATAGGCTACGTGGAAGTCGTGACGCTTGCCGGTTGCAATCATGTCATCGTCGCGATCCGGCCGGATCTTCACCGCCCGCCGGTACTTCTTGGCGGCAATCGCCGCAACGGCTGCAAAAAGATTAGCCTGCGTTTCCTTGCCCCCAAAACCGCCACCCATGCGTCGCACGTTGACGGTCACTGCGTTGGACGGAATTCCGAGAACATGGCCAACCATATGCTGGGTTTCGCTTGGATGCTGGGTCGAGGAGAAGACCGTCACCTCATCGTCTTCACCGGGAATAGCGAAGGCAATGTGGCCCTCCAGGTAGAAGTGGTCCTGTCCGCCAATGCGCATCTCGCCATTCAGGCGATTCTTCGCCCCGGCAAGGCCAACGGCAATATCGCCGCGCTCAAGTTTCAGCGGATCGATCACCAGCGGATAGTTGGCTTTTTCGGCTTCCAATACATCGGTGACGTGATCGAGATCGCGGTATGCGATCTTGACTTTCGAGGCGGCCTGGCGCGCGATCTGGCGCGTTTCAGCAATCACCGCGAAGATGGGCTGGCCGTGGAATTCTACCTTGCCAACTGCAAAGACGGGATCGTCATGTTTGCCTGCGGGGCTAACGTCGTTGTGACCCGGAATATCATCGACAGTCAGGACGCCTATAACACCGGCGCACAACTTCACCGCTTCGAAATCGATCGACACGATTTCCGCGTGCGCGCGGTGCGACAGACCGAGATAAGCATGCAGCGTGTCGGACGGCTCTGCCATGTCATCGATGTATTCGGCCGTGCCGGACACATGCTTGTGACCGGATTCATGCGGCTGTTTTTCGTGCACGCCACCGCGAATTCGCGTCATTGGCTGAACTACATTCATCGCGTGCTCCTCACCCAAATGCCGGTTCATAACGGTTCAACCGCACAAGCTTTTCGCCGCCTGTCTCAAGGTAGAAACGCCGCAACAGGTTCTTTGCGACCAA
This genomic interval carries:
- a CDS encoding urate hydroxylase PuuD gives rise to the protein MYEYAIAWDWMNFAVRWLHVITGIAWIGSSFYFVALDLGLRQRPGLPAGAHGEEWQVHGGGFYHIQKYLVAPEQMPEHLTWFKWESYATWLSGFALLCIVYYAGADLYLIDPHVLDVSRPVAIAISLASIFGGWIVYDTICKSPLGRNDTQLMVLLYFVLVGMAWGYTQLFTGRAAFLHLGAFTATIMSANVFMIIIPNQKKVVADLIAGKLPDPKLGKQAKQRSTHNNYLTLPVLFLMLSNHYPLAFGTKYNWIIASLVFLMGVTIRHWFNTRHARKGEPTWTWLVTAILFVIIMWLSTVPKILSGEGAGERISAVQQPFISAEAFPKVKDTILGRCSMCHAKEPGWEGIIVPPKGVVLETDSEIAGHAREIYLQAGRSHAMPPANVSGITDDERRLLTSWYETTVQGGTVQ
- a CDS encoding LysR family transcriptional regulator, coding for MSYLDNLRVFVRVVELGNLSAAGRDQRASPAVASNRIKELERHLGVRLFNRTTRKLTPTEHGRVFYEGAVKIIEAINEAEAAIADLSKKPKGAIRITAPLGIGRRLIASGIPEFHDKYPDIEVRLRLSDHNVDIMSEGVDVAFKLGILEDSNLRMRGIMNCERVICASPDYLERRGTPLTPDDLIAEHHDCLLLRYPGSKEYFWTLQMPEGTRKLEVSGPYDSDDGDVLTQWALEGRGIINKPLFEVKSHLNDGTLKAILEDTPPASIQLAAIYPHKRFQDPKVRLMIDFMTERCQRLVSAMLE
- the xdhC gene encoding xanthine dehydrogenase accessory protein XdhC, with protein sequence MPTNCDDIRDFLNRRRHAVLAEVRAADGSTPREAGAWMLVAADCIFGTIGGGQLEFMAIDHARRALENGAQMDEMTIPLGPEIGQCCGGRVSLGFKRVDRTVAMTLIEKVDLEIAQRPHVYIFGAGHVGDALAMALSLVPLRTILVDTREDELSATQVPGIETCLTAMPEAVVRDAPAGSAFVVLTHDHALDFLITTEALARNDASYVGMIGSKTKRATFRSWLTREVGRPEFFDRLVCPVGGTAVKDKRPTVIAALAAAEIMVSALNYRLTPNVAPKERRRVPA
- the xdhB gene encoding xanthine dehydrogenase molybdopterin binding subunit, which produces MNVVQPMTRIRGGVHEKQPHESGHKHVSGTAEYIDDMAEPSDTLHAYLGLSHRAHAEIVSIDFEAVKLCAGVIGVLTVDDIPGHNDVSPAGKHDDPVFAVGKVEFHGQPIFAVIAETRQIARQAASKVKIAYRDLDHVTDVLEAEKANYPLVIDPLKLERGDIAVGLAGAKNRLNGEMRIGGQDHFYLEGHIAFAIPGEDDEVTVFSSTQHPSETQHMVGHVLGIPSNAVTVNVRRMGGGFGGKETQANLFAAVAAIAAKKYRRAVKIRPDRDDDMIATGKRHDFHVAYELGFDDEGRIEAVDATFSARCGFSADLSGPVTDRALFHADNCYFYPNVRLRSRPLKTNTVSNTAFRGFGGPQGMVGGERMIEEIAYALGKDPLEIRKANFYGGEGRNLTPYHQTVEDNIIPQIIAELEESSEYAARREAIINFNRHSRIIKRGIALTPVKFGISFTKTEYNQAGALVHVYTDGSIHLNHGGTEMGQGLNTKVAQVVADEFQVDLDRIRITATTTAKVPNTSATAASSGSDLNGMAAANAAQQIRARLVQFAVEQYGVAKEEVFFEPNTVRVGDRLIPFPEFIKSAYGARVQLSAAGFYKTPKIHWSRSEGRGRPFYYFAYGASVSEVSIDTLTGEYQVDRTDILHDVGKSLNPALDLGQVEGAFVQGMGWLTTEELWWDAKGRLRTHAPSTYKIPLASDRPRTFNVQLATWSVNREETIRRSKAVGEPPFMLAISVLEAISMAIASVADYRISPRLDAPATPERVLMAVERLRSAGKEL